Within the bacterium genome, the region GCGGGACAGGTGAGGATGGCGAAAGCCGCGCCGCCGCCGGGCAGGGGCGCCCAGAGCCCGGCCAGCAGCGCCGTCTCCCCCGCCGCCGGGCGGATGAACCAAGGCTCGCGCGTCTTCGGGTTGGGGCGGCGCCACTCGTACCAGCCCTCGCAGGGCAGGCCGCAGCGACGGGCGCGGAAGGCCTCGCGGAAGGCGGGCAGGGTGGCGGCCGTCTCGGCGCGGGCGTTGATGAGCAGGGCGCCGGCCCTGGCGCCCGGCCGCGGCAGGCCCCAGCGCAGCAGGTCCAAGCGGCGGCCGCGCCCGTGCTGTCGAAGGGCGGCGGCCGCCTGGCCGGGCGCGATGTTCCAATGCGGCGCGAGGCCCTCCGGCAGCTCGTCCGCATCCAGCGCCAGCCGTTCCAGCAGTTGCTTGTCCACCCGGCTGAAGGCATAGCGGCCACACATGGGTCCCTCCCCGATGTCAGGCATTTCTCGCAGGCCGCAAGGGCCACGCACCTGTTTGAACCCGAACACCTTGGCGCGCGCGAATCTCTCGCCATTGCCGCCTTCACTTGGTAAATAGGGCCGCACATCGTCCCTACCCGCTGGACAGAATAGCATTGGAGCCGACCATGAATGCCCCCCACCCCTTGAGGCAGGCGACTGTCCTGCTGACCCTTATATCACTGGCCGCGGGCGCGTTGTCCCTGCGCGCCAAGGCCGCTCCGGAGAGACCCACCGGCCAGGACGAGCTGGAGGCCGCCACCCTCCTCTACCTGCAGCTGAAGCAGGACGGGGGCGAGATCCCCGCCTGGCTCTTCGACCAGATCAATCCCCCGCAGCCCGCGGGCGGCGCGCGCCAGGGCGGCGACACCCAGGCCGAGGCGGTGGCCATCCCCTTCAGTCCGGGCGGCACCTACA harbors:
- a CDS encoding SOS response-associated peptidase, which gives rise to MCGRYAFSRVDKQLLERLALDADELPEGLAPHWNIAPGQAAAALRQHGRGRRLDLLRWGLPRPGARAGALLINARAETAATLPAFREAFRARRCGLPCEGWYEWRRPNPKTREPWFIRPAAGETALLAGLWAPLPGGGAAFAILTCPAAPAIAHLHGRMPVVLPAELWPSWLAGEGDAADWAPRLAPWPDPELECWPVSPEVNGRATDHEGLTRPVAAAQGSLF